Below is a window of Rhinoraja longicauda isolate Sanriku21f chromosome 10, sRhiLon1.1, whole genome shotgun sequence DNA.
TTCCACCTGCTATTTATCCTCTTTTCTTCAAGAATGTACAACATTTCTGATAACCATTGGACAGATTCATTCCTCAACTTTATTCCCCTTGCCTTATTCTTAACTTTTTCCAATTCTTGAAACAAAGTTTTCATTCCTGTCGCTACAATTATAATATTATCTTAAGGTGTagcattttaggaagtctaacatgggcagaacctacagcagaatgttatagacaatagacaataggtgcaggagtaggccattcagcccttcgagccagcaccaccattcaatgcgatcatggctgatcactctcaatcagtaccccgttcctgccttctccccataccccctcattccgctatccagctctctcttgaaagcatccaacgaactggcctccactgccttctgaggcagagaattccacaccttttatagagcagagggatccaggagtgcaggtgcatggttcattgaaagtcgagtcgcaggtagataaggcttttggtacattcgtcttcatctgtcagagtattgagtatacaagttgggaggtcatgttgcagttgtataagacgtaggtgagactgcatttagagtattgtgttcagttctggacaccatgttataggaaagatgtcaagctggaatgggtagagaagatttacatggatattgccaggactagagggtctgagctgtagggagaggttgagtaggctgggactcttccctggagcgcaggaggatgacgggtgatcttatagaggtgtataaaatcatgagaggaatagatcggtagatgcacagagtctcttgcctagagtaggtgaatcgaggaccagaggacataggtttaaggtgaagggggaaggatttaatgggaatctgaggggtaactttttcatacaaaggctggtgggtgtttgcaacaagctgccagaggaggtagttgaggctgggactatcccaatgtttaagaaacggatcaggcagatttggagggatagggaccaaaggcaggcaggtgggtcgagtgtagctgggacatgttgaacggtgtgcgcaagttgggccaaagggccggtttccacactgtatcactctatgactattatcGCTCCTAACAAAACAAATCATTTGCTCCAAATTGAAGAGACTCAATAGTAATAAAGAAAGTGAAAGACATTATTAGGCTTCACCTTATGCATGGCAGCCAGCCAACCAACAGACATCTTCTTGTTGCTGTTGAAGTCATCGGATACACTTAGCTTCAGCTGTTTTGGCTCCTGGGACCCCAAAGTTTTGTATTGGACCAGCATACCTGTGGCACGTGTGTTGCCGCCTGAAATTTACAGAGCAGTCTGCATTAAAGTTCTGTTGAAAAGCAAGCTGCTAAATAAGTTCGCTCATCATGTTATGCAACATTCCAACTTCACCAAAACACTCATTTCACTAGAGAACATTACAACACCACTAAAACTTTCTTTGgaggcattaaaaaaaaacttgcacgaACATTTGCTTTGCTTGTTGTCGTAACCGCCCTGGTCAGCATCCCCCAGAACACAATGACACAAAGACGAGAGGGGGAGAAACAACAATCGCAGACAGGAAACCCACACAACTGTTTCCTCGACATTGTGGCTAATGCTTCCTGTGATACTATTTGTATCTCTTTTACATACCCCTGCAAGTCAAAAGCAAGTGATCCAATGCGTTTTCAAAGACAAATCAGgattttgaattgatttgaatcTAACAAAATCTAGCATAAAATGTGATTCAACTAGCAAATTAATACAAATAATTTGCTCAGATTAACTAAAACCATCTGTATCCAATCAATATTCGTATAATTTTACAGGATTAGGCGCCAAAGAATAAGGTTGCAAAAAGAACTGTTTCCATAGTTCTTTTGAGTAATTTTTCCAAATTAAAAATGGTCAAATATAAATGGCCACCTTTTAATATCCGAAGAGGAGGGCCGTTGTCGAAAATAATTTAATGGACTTTGTGCTTTCCCCTTTCATCTTGCCCTCAATTTGTCTGTGAAAGTTGGAATGAAATTCACTAGTTGTAGGAACTCTGACTTTTCCCACACCCCACccagaaatgtttttaaaaaatctttaatCCTCACCAGAAATTTGGCTGGTGTTGAGCAAGTTATTTGAGCCGACACTATTTCAGCATCGCACTAACACATGTGAAGCTAACATGAGGTATGAATCCAGAATCATTTCAGGTAAATTTTCAATTAAGCAGATCTTGCCTCTTTGCATTAATAAAATAGTATTAAATTTCAGATAGACCAAAATAACTGCAAAATGTTCAAGTCATTGGCACCACTATACTAAGGAATGATGAATGAGGTGGGAATGCATTTGATGAATACAAGTCACTAGCATAGTATTCTTGGAAATACAATGCTACTATTTCTGACTGCAACAAAGAGCTCATGCAAACTAAAAGCAAGCAAGGAGGGAAAGGGCACAATGCTTAGTTTGGGAGGAGTTTGCCTTGGAATTTACAATGCATCACAAACTCAGCACCAACAACTGATTTAGTTCAACTGAAGCTCTACATAGGTTATTCTTCACAGGAGAAGCATCACTCACAAAGCAACtagcaaaaaataaatttaagGTCAAGCTCTGAAAGACATTTAGGAAAATTAGCACACTGTTGGTTAATTTGACAATCATACTTCTAACCTTCAGTAATGTACGGATTCTCCAGTAGGCTGGTGTAAGTGTGAATATCTTTCTCTTTTTCAAGATgataggcagcagcagcaggcatTGAAAAGAAGGATTAGTTTCAGGCCATTCTAAATCAGGTAAATATGCCCTCCATCTAATTCAATGCACAAATACCACTAACTACATGATCATTATTTTACAGCACCAaaccaaatttaattttaaaaacttCCAATTCTACTTTGCATGATTTAGAAAACAAAGCTAAGTTCCAAAGTTGTTAAGATCATCTACAATGGACACAGCATATCAACTATTCTTTTGATATTTCAAATGGTCTTTATACCAAAACTCTGACCTATACATCTTAACAATGGAACTTGATCCAATAGCAATTCCCATGGTGGACAGCACTCTGCTATTTCTCTGTAAGAATCAACCTGGCACTTGGTTTTCCTCATTAAGTCTGGACGAATCCCATTCTGTTCCAGCAGAGAAATCTATTCAATTTTATGAATCAATAACTTTAAAGCAGTAATTTTTCTGAAATTAGTTGTAAGGATGGTTACTTGTATAATTAGTATGTACTCTTATTACCTCCAGGAGTAAAGCCTTCAGTTAGCACCTGAACATTTATCATTCGAGCAACTTCAATTTCAAAGTGATTTTCTCCATCCAGATATAGATACCTAACAAAAATTGgaaattaatattttaatgaaaaataTCAATTAACTATTTCTGAAGACTGCTGTTATAATTTATTCTCTATATAAAGCATCTTAGACAATCAAAACACATCCTGGTGAATATGTACACGCTGGTCTTAAATAGTGCATGATACAAGCCAATATTTTCTTCAGATTTAAAGTATTGATGCCAACTTTAGCAGCCTAACCACTTTTGCAAGTCAAAATGCTTGTTGGTAGTTAGGGCTCAAGAATAAAAAGggaaatagagaaaaaaaatcacacttcAAACCACGAATGAGATACCTAGGAAAACCACAGTCAGTTAACACGCACCATATGATGTTCCTGCTCATCTAATTAATATGATTTTTCCTAGCAATAATAACTTAATAGCCCAGAAAAAAAAGTTGTCTGAATTATTAAAGCAGAAGCAAATACAGCTACTCATGGGTTTCTAAAAATTAACTCTTCAGGTCTATATTAAATTTGCTGTTCCTGCTGAATTTCAAAACTCACAATTGTATGTATTTCAGCTAATATTTACCATCGGAAAAGGGATCATATTCGCATTTACATTTGAACCAATAAGCTTTCAGTGGTTTGTCTTTCTTctgaaaaataaaatgcaaaaaatGTTTGCAGCCAACCCTCACAAAAAGGTCCATGTCGCCATTTTCCATAATGCAAAGCTGCATTATTGCACACGAGTTGGAAAaaaaagtgtaggaaaaaaactgcagatgctggtttaaatcgaagatagacacaaaatgctggagtaactcagcgggtcaggcagcaccccaggagagaaggaatgagggacacaaaatgctggagtaactcagtgggtcaggcagcatctcgggagagatggaatgggtgacacaatatgctgaagggtctcgatccaaaacgtcacccattctctcccaatatgctgcctgacccgctgttactccagcattttgtgtctaccttggaaaaAAAGAGCAATTTGTTTAGATTTAtttgctttctctccccacacatgcAAATTCAGAGGGTAGATTTTATTCCATATCTCCAATAATTGTGAATTCTGTAAAGGGGAATCTCCGTAACTTGGTATTCACTGTTGAGAATCAGCAATTTTGCCTCTATTGGTGTATACCGGACTCCAAAATCCCGAAGGCACATATTAGCGAGGATACACACAATTTCAGTAAATATAATCTATGGCTGCTGTTAACATTGATGCAGGTTTAACAACAAAATAACAGATTCATGCTTTTTCCAAAGTAAGGCTCTCACCTCCCCATTCCCAAATTATTTCTCGTTTCTAACAAACCTCATGGGTGACAAAGAACCATTTGCAATCTCAGTCCGAGTACAAGACGGTGTTGAAACGGATCTTTCAGCCTACAAAGTGTGTGCCgatcatcaagcacccatttaaccAATCTTACACTAATCTTTTTCcatattctcctcacattccaccAACTTTCCCATTTATAGTGGCCATTTGAAAAAACAGGGCACCTagggaaaacctacacggtcacagaaaGACATTTTAACTCTATACGTTGCCCAAGATTTCAACTGAATCAGTCTCTGTCGCCATCAGATAACAGTTCTGCTTGCATCATTGTGCCACCCAAAGGATAAAATTTGGAGTGTTGCAGATGAGATGATAAAGGTAGATTTTAAGGAGGATTTTAAGAAGAGGAAATATGCAGGAACAGGCATTTACAGTAAAGGGCAGAAATTCATGCACACTTAAAACCTTcctggaggagttggctgcgcctaacggctgcggctctctggcagtctgttgtctttttttcttttttttttgtttgtgtcggtgttgggatggtttttgtttctgtttttggctgtgtatgtgtggtgggggtggggggttgtggggtgggggggggcggggggaaacctttcttttattgggtctcttccccggggcgcggctcggctgtgggccttaacatcgcaggctcggctcggccgcgggacatttcagtgcccggtgcggctcggccgctggacttaacatcgcccggtgtggctgcgggacgtttcagtgcccggtgcggctcgggtgcgggacgtttcagtgcccggtgtggcttggccgctggacttaacatcgcccggtgtggctgcgggacgtttcagtgcccggtgtggctgcgggacgtttcagtgcccggtgtggctgcgggacgtttcagtgcccggtgcggctcggctgcgggacgtttcagtgcccggtgtggcttggccgctggacttaacatcgcccggtgcggccgcgggacgtatcagtgcccggtgtggctcggccgttggacttaacatcgcccggtgtggctgcgggacgtttcggtgcccggggcggctcggccggggggccttccatccccttgcgggggctgtgcgtgtcgtttgcctcggtaggggtcgagctgcctgtccgtgggtgcggggggaagagaggggaagttttgttgcctccatcacagtgagggggcgtttggagtcactgtgatggatgtttgtgttggggtcgggtgtcctgtgttcttttcttttttgctgtgttttgtgtgactgctgaaatttcgctcggtgttgtgccgagtgacaataaagtgttgttatgttatgttatgttaaggcATGGGAGGTATGGTCCTAAtataggaaaataggattagtgtagatgagtaAAAAGGTTAGCATAGACATGGTGGGCAGAAAGGCAGTTTCTGTTCACATGGGGAAACTACCCCCAATGATGTATTGGAATAATGAATCCAATAATAATTCAAGATCTCTGTTCATTAAAACCGAGGATCAAATTCCATTCAACTTGGCTGCAGCTGTCACTTTACGCAGTAGAAACAAAGCTGCCCTTTCTAAAGCAATTACTAATGCAGTGAGGCATTCCGAGCCCTACGAGAAAAAAAACAGTAGGTGCAAATAGGGGACACCTTCCCATCATCCCCTCCATAGATTAGCTTGGAAGGGGGAACGAGAAGGGATCTTGGCTTTTGTTAAAGGAGGACTTCACCTTGTCTAAACAAATTCAGAGCACAAGATCATCTTAATTTTTCAACTACAGCTCACATCTCTGCATAGGTTTGATTTAACAGAAAAATCCAGTTAAGGAATGCAAGACCTGTTCTGTCTCAGGCCAATTCAGAATCTTGTGATTCAGTGTAAAAATATACTAAAGATAgataccaaagtgctggagtaacgcagcgggtcaggcagcatctctggaggaaaaggataggtgacatttcaggtcaggccccttcttcagactgaaagtaaggggtggtgggggggtgaaacgttggaggtgagaaaagaccaggaccaatcagggccagcaacaaatggccttccctttacacCATCAGCAATGATTATATTTAGTACCCATACCTTTAGGGATACTAAATGTGCTGTTGTTGATGGTATGAAAACAACACTATATTTCATCATATAAACATGATGGAATGGCTTTTATCTTCCACATGAACGTACAAATTAGAAGCAGGGCAATCAGCCTTCTAACATGCACGGTGCAAACCATTTTAAAACAAGACATCTTATTGCAGCATTCAAAGTCAATTGTACTTACCTGTGGTTATTTGACAGCCGGCAACTCACTGTCTCACCTTTTTCTGAGGAACTTGAAGTTACAAGGAATGTAGCCCCTTGGCAACAAATAGTAAAGTGTGTGAATGGTGGAACATTGCCAAAGACATCCAATAAACAGTCCTCAAAAagtcagaatgtgtaggaaggaactgcagatgctggtttacatagatacaaaaagcgggagtaactcagtgggtcagacagcatctctggagaaaaggaataggtgatgttttgggtcgagacccttcccggagaaaaggaataggtaacgttccaAATAGGACTCAacacgaaacgttacctattccttttctccagagatactttctgacccactgagttactccagctttttgtgcctatctcaaaaAGTCAGAGCTGACCTAAACAAATGCAAGTGGATTTTTGACAGCATAATTGCTACCAAAGCAAGCTCTCCAAAAACTGAAAATTGAAGGGTTTtttagaagcctgaagtcccattccttcaaatttgtttttaaaaatgtttttggaAGATTTTCACCATTTTTTCCCAGAAGATTTTGGAAGGATCTGCTGGAAttgctgcctcaagaaagcagctaatatcatcaaagacccacacactGGCCACACTTTCATCTCGCTGTTACCAACAAGATTTTATAAatgcataagggggaaaagggtaactaaagAGAGAGTggaacctctcaggaatcaaagtagtcacctctgtgtggagccacaggagatggccaaggtcctaaatgagtatttctcctctgtatttaccgaggagaaagacagtaggacggaggaaatttgcgcagtcactggaagtgtcttgagagcagtcagtgttaccgtcgaagaagtactgaaggtactgtcatgtttgaaggtagacaaatctccagggggcctgatcagatatatccgaggacaatgcgggaaactagagaggaaattgcaggagccctggttgaaatttacgtgtcgtccttaaatacagtagAGGTGCCGGAAAActgaagggtggcaaatgttgtgcctcttttcaagaagggctgcagggaaaatgctgggaactctgggtcagtgagcttaacatctgtagttggtaagttactggagagtattctgagggatgggtTATACAGGCATCTGGATGGGCAAGGGGTGATTAGagataatcagcatggttttgtatgtgggaggtcgtgtctcacaaacctgattgatttttttgaagacatgaccaaaaaggttgatgagggcagagctgtaaatgttgtgtacatggacttcaggacggcattcaacaaggttccgcgtggtaggctgctctggaaggtgagatcgcatgggatccaaggacagATAgctaatggatagcaaattggctccatggaaggaagcagacagtgatggtggaaggttgcttctcggactggaggtctgtgactagtggagtgcctcagggttcggtgctgggcccgttactgtttgtcatctatatcaatgatttggatgagaacatacagggcaagattagcaagtttgctgatgatacaaaagttagtggttttgcagatagtgaagatggttgtgaaagattgcagcaggatctggatcgattggccaggtgggcagaggaatggttgatggaatttaatacaaaaaaatgtgaggtgttccattttgggatgtcgaacaagggcaggacct
It encodes the following:
- the zfyve21 gene encoding zinc finger FYVE domain-containing protein 21 isoform X3; translation: MQCDAKFDFLTRKHHCRRCGKCFCDKCCSKKVPLPRMYFIDPVRQCAECALISQKESEFFDKQIKVLANGATFLVTSSSSEKGETVSCRLSNNHRYLYLDGENHFEIEVARMINVQVLTEGFTPGEKDIHTYTSLLENPYITEGGNTRATGMLVQYKTLGSQEPKQLKLSVSDDFNSNKKMSVGWLAAMHKAAKLLYESRDQ